The Natator depressus isolate rNatDep1 chromosome 19, rNatDep2.hap1, whole genome shotgun sequence DNA segment GGTCATGCAGCAAAAATGTTTGGGAACTGCTGATCTAGTCCGATAGTCTAAAGCCTGACACCATGGAAAGGGTTTTGGGCTGAGGGCTGAAAGAGGATATAAATATAAGCACTTGTGTTTTCATTTACCTGTCATGTTCTTTGTCCACAAGATGGTATCTTGCTCTGAATGCTACCAGGTGAGCATAATACGCTGGTGCAGGTATAGAAACAGATCGTGTGCAACGCACATATGTGTGGCAGAGCTGGTAAGTCAGCAGCTGAAGTTCATCTGCAGTAAAACAGTTATCATCCCACAAAACATGATAGTGTGAGGGACGGCTGGTACCCTATGGAGAAGGGAATATCAGTTCACTTGTCTGGCTCTTTCATATGTATCAagtcagactttaaggccaggagaaattattatgatcatccagtctaacctcctgcataatacaagccagagaatttcacccagcaattcctacatctagcccataacttctggttgaacaACAGTATCTCTTAAATACTTCAAGTGACAGAATGCATACCACattaggtaaattgttccaattgttagTTACTACCacttaaaaatttgcaccttatttctagtctgaatttgtctagcttcagctctgAGCCATTTGAGCTTATTATGTCGCTGCTAAATTTATCAGCTTCCCCACCACTACCAGAAATCTcctcctcatgtaggtacttctaAACCATGATTAACTCACCCTCCTACCCTTCCTTTGGGTAAACTAAATCCATCAGGCAGGGTCTGATGAAGTTCATcttaggatacttaaggaactagtaGAAGTAATCTCGGAAACCATTaacaattatttttgagaactcatggaagatgggtaaaatcctggaggatgggagaagggcaaacatagtacctatctttgtTTAGAGCAATCAGTgattcaaacaaaaaaacctcagaaTATACTTGCTGCACGCCACCAAAATTCCCTGCAGTTTGGTCAAAGATTTCATAAAGAACAGAACTTAAAACTCTGAAGAGTTTAACTTCTTCCATTCTTCTGAACTCAATATTTTGATGCAATTTGCCTCATTAAGTTGGATCCCCACTGCACTGCTAGCAACACCAAACTGCTAGATTCAATTTCATTATCCTATAGTTTACCATCAGTCTAGGCTTAAATCAACTAATTTTCAAGGCTGCTTTCAATCCTCAAATTGAATCAAGTTCTCAAACACAAACAGTGTTCATTTCATTACAACTAAACAGATGTTTAACATAGTGTTCTATTTTCCTAATGTATATGAGGAGGGTTCATTACTTCTCTTCAAATAAACCAACCTCACATCAAAACAGATTATGAAAATAAAAGGTACCTAACAGCTCAGTTAAGTAAGTCATTGGTAATGCTGGTCCCAGAGACAGGTTTCACAGCTCTCAAGGAAACAGAACGAGAAGATGTTTGTCTAAcatacagttgtgtgtgtgtgtaggcatattttcaaaaaaggaaaagaatactTGCTGTAGCCAAATGTATTCGTTTATAAAGGAAGGAATCTTACCTGTATTCCAGCATGGCTACAGAGGTAAAAATCAAACTCGTATGGGTGTGTAATATCTGTATCTACAGTTGTTCCAGCTGGAATGTTGCCACTTCTTCCAACCTACAGAGGTGTTTTGATGAAAGCAATATTAGCTAGTcaatttttcagaaaataaagcaataaaaaatTATGACGTTCTTATGTCATCCGATCGTAACTTTAAAACGCAACAATCCATTCAGAGTATACAGCATTCAGTAAATGGAGCCCCCACCGTAACCCCTCCCTTTCGAATAAGCAAATGTAATGATCTGGGATGTTTGCTCTGGACAAAGCACTCCCCTCTTCTctctaaagttaagcatgctGCATCCACAGCACTTTCAGCTCCACCTGCCTTCAGAAGGGGGAAGTACCTAAAGATTTAACTATGTATATTTTGGTTTGTGTACCCATCCAGTCTGCATTAGATCACTCAGAAAACAAATAAACTTGACTGAAATAAAGTCCTTTATGGTTTCACATTCTCTTGTATTTAACATCTTTTTAGAGCCTGTATCAAATAGTATTTCAAGATATTTAGCTTTCTTCTAAATGACACAAACACCTGTAATTCTACAAGAACTGCCCAGGGTCATCAGCTGAAGTTTTACAACTGaatttagaataaaataaaataagatctTCAAAGACAAAATAAGTTGGGGATCATTTTTTGCACCTGTCAATCTTGAGCATCTCCTTTGAATGTGAGGAATACATGAAGTGGATTTTGTACAGTTTGTACATTTGTACAGTTAGCAAAAATACTAGCACAATCTTCTCTTTCTTAACCTTTTCACATACGCAAGTACACTGGAATGGGCTAAGGATTACCCTTTCAGTTCTGTCCGCACAGAACAATCGCGTGTGGTGTCGTTTCTGTACTACGATGTAGGTTATTCCTGGCTGGTAATCTTTCTCCAGACTGATGCAGGCCTCTCTAATTGCTAGCAGTTCATAATACAACACCTACAGGCCAGAAACAATAGATTAATTGACTCTTACATTGTACTCTGCACACCGTGTCTAGTAAATAGCACTCTGTAGTTAACACTTGTCTCATGTCTGTTATGCAATATTAGTAATTTGTAGGAAGTCTATACTCATCTATGGCTCTAAATGGTCAGCTTCTCAACAAGGAAACACATTTTTCATCCATTTGATAGAATATATCATTACTTTCTTCAGCCCCCAATCTTAAGAATTCCAAGCAGTTTCTACCTAATGAGATTCCCTAGTTGGGATTTCACACTTCCATAAGAAGAGTAGCCAATACATTGTGGTGCTACATCTTAACTCTGAGTGTGAAAAATGGAactataacattcctcaattcaAATCTTACCACAGTAAAAAATTCAAGTGTAACGAACCTGTCGAAATTGTCCTTCAGAAACCCCATCCCTGTAGAAGATGATACGTGTGGGTTTGAATCGTGTTGACTTGTAGAACTGGATGAGAAGTTCTCTTACCATGGAGGCCAAATCTTGGATAATCTCCTGCCGAGGTCTTTGAACTCTCACTGTGGCACAATATCTGCTTGGATGAGCATCCATACTACCTACAACCTATATgtgtgcggggggagaggggggagaaacgAGAATGTGAAAGATCCATGTGGAATTGATACAAAGTATTTTACCAGGGAAAAGGGAAGAGGTTTTAAATTTAAAGGTTTGTTTTAAGAAGAGAATAGTCAGATCATTTAAGCAAATGGCACAGAATTTATTGTAAGATGTGGGTTTAGAAATCTTAAACCTCTTACAGGAACATGTTTGAAACTTGCCTTTTACCAGCCCTCCACAAAAAAACCTATTTTATATCTGCCTTGGAATTATTCTTCCTCTTTTGTTGGCAGTGCAATATTTCCTCTTCTACCCCCACTTTAGTAATTCAAGAAAAAACTCCTCCTGGTTCGTTGCCTCTTCATTAGGAACTCTGAATAGTCCCCCTTCCATTCTGGGAAATATAGCAGATAACGTAGCAAAGAGCAGCATGGGTACCCAAGTGTCTAAAGATTTTGCCTTACAGCCCACTTGTCCTTCCCAGGCTGAAAAGGAGAAAATTATTGAAGAACTTCCTGCCAACACCAGTCTCATAAAATCAGCTTTGTTTAAATATAAACAGCAGCATTTCGTTAGTTTAACTATTAGAGATGCATGGTTTTTTTTCGGAATTTGAGCACTTACAATTCAGTTATGTTCTCCCATAGAACTATTATTTAATAGCACCACTGATATGTCATCTTCACTAAGTATATTAGAACACTAAAAAGCATTAATCGGAAATTTTAAGCAGTACTTTTGTCTTCAAGAAGATATCTGATTTCTGTATGCGGAGAACTGGAATATACAGGGGAAAATGAAAGCCACATCAAAAGTCGAATTAATTTATGACGTTTCAGTCCTCTCATAAATGTAGCTGCATTTTCTATTCTCACCTTTTCATAACATATGAGAACTAAGACAATTTCATAGGACTTACAGCAGCAATGGAAGGCTTCTTTCCGTCCCCAGCAGGCGGATGAGTGACATCTGCTCCCAAGAAGATCACCGGTTGTTGGAACACAGAaggtctttaaaaacaaaaaaaagtgacaaGTCAACCTAGCACCAACCATTCACCTACAATTAAACTTCTAAatcctgatttttgtttcttaactTGAGTATGGGTAGTGAAGGAGATGACATTTCTACCAGACATTCAGAAGACTATGTTTAGACAACACAATCAGTGTCAGGCACATTGTGGTGAACTTTTCCTAAACACTCTAACAGTCATTCCAAAATACATCCCTGTTTACTGCTAATAAAATGCTATTACAGAAATTAGTTTAAAAACCACGATGCATggttaaaataattcaaaataattCCCTACAAAGACATATCATGATTGTTATTAATCATGTTGATTAGGGTAGTACTTAGAGGCCAATCAAGAATGGAGCTCCATTGTACTAAGGCACTGTACAATGCCAAAAAACATAGCTAGAGTACACACTGTTCTGGGTGATGTGGCATGAGTAGCAAGGAGGCATGTTAACGCTTGCAACCCATTCTCATGGGACGAGAGCATGCACTATGCGCTTCATGTGTCACTTTGGCTATCGATACCTGGGCACAGAGCTTTCAGAAAGTCTCCAGAGAGAACTTGCAAGAGGTTATTCTGGACCACCACATTACCTTCTGCATACTCCACTTTTTCCAAGAATAAATTTGTTCTAGTAACAGCTGGAGCTAAGGCGGCCAAATGCTCAGTCTCCAGAGTGGATACTGGGGTCTCTGCTGGCAGTAGACTGTTTGTTCTAAGACAGTGGAGATGTTCAGAGACTAGACTAGAAGTACAGTGACCCTGGCCAGTGAGCCATCATCAGGAGAAGCTTCTAATCAGTGAGATCTATTAGAACAAAGGTCTCATAAGCAAGGTAGAAGCAGCCTCGTCacttgaaacatttaaaattgaCTGGGGCAAAGCATTTGAATACAGTATACCGAACCATCATACACTAGCAGGAGGAAGATGTAGAGGACTTATTATGCAGCAGCAGAGGTGAAAGACCCATAGTACATCCTCTGTCATTGTTAACAGCACACAGGACAGCAGGATTTGTCTGTTGGCTGAGCACTGTGATCTTCTCTGAAGAATGCTGTGGTATCCTACACTTCTACCCAGACAGCCTCTCCAGATGGAATCTTAACTTAATACTTCCATTCAAAAACAATACCTCCAGAACACCAGGATCTCCTCTCATTCATTTCTCCTCAAGTACTGGGTAGTGGCCCAACATCTCAAATGGGGATTTGATTTACAACCTTCCGATTCAGAGACTAAACAGCCATTTTGACACCTACTGGGGAGAGCTTCAATATGACCCAAGTCTCCACTTACCAGATCAGGTAGGAAGAAGTGATGGaaactccttccttagaagtttttaaggtcaggcgtgacaaagccctggctgggatgatttagttgggaattggtcctgctttgagcagggggttggactagatgacctcctgaggacccttccaaccctgatattctatgattttatgaatccTGGAGGTCCACTGCTGAACCAGGATGTGCTGTGAGATGCAATGTTGTAATGCCAAGAGCAGCATCTTTGGTTTCACAAACATACCATTTTGCACTTAACCCCCTTTCCAGAGGTTAATTTTGGATGTTAAATATCAAACTGAAAATAGACACAAGAATAAATCCCAGATTGGCCCCCATTAGAGATTCTTACCGTTGATGAGGTACAAGAATGTTGTTGATTCCTCCTAATTTAACATTAATCTTTAGGCACAGGTTTGAGAGAGTCTGAGGAGATGTTTTAATGACATTCTTGACTTGAACGCACTGCGTGGCCATCCCCAACAGCGTATCTCCCACACGTTTCACCTCCGCTGAGAAGCAAgcattaatttacatttttttaaatgtattaagaTTTTTAAGCCTGTTTGAAATTCAGGCAGAGAACAGAATGCAGCCAAAGCCACTATTAGTCAAATTTACATTCTGCTCTATCAACTTCCAATTCAAATGCATGCCATGACCTGTCTTCCAGTTCATTACAGCTTACGATAAAGCATCTGATTTCGGATGACTAAAGGACAGTCATCTAGAATTTAGCATCTTACAAGCTGAGGAGCAAGTACACCAACTAGCACACTTGAGCAAAAACATATACCCCTCCCCTTATGTTATTCCCTTACCATACACAGGTGTTTTCCCTGGCAGGATGACAATGAtgagctggagcccggagtaggtGTTTTTAAGGTGTCGGAACATCGGCTCCACACTGTCCGCACCCTGTGCATATTTGCAAAAACATGGCTGGCCTTGGATCGGCATCCCTGCATCCTTCGAAATCTTGCGCAGCTGATCTGTAAAACCCCTAGTGAAACAGAACGCAGTTTACTGAACTTCAACAACAGCATCCACATCTAGCAGACAAAGttgaaggggagagaaaaaatgtGTGCTGCTCAAGGGAAACTAAGCAGAGTGCTGATGGGCTCTTATGGCAGCACTGTACTCTGATTAGAAGGATCAGTCTTAAAATACCATTATGAAAGGTTAGAGAGGGCAAACTTTATAGGGCTTTAGGACTCCATAAGGTGTGCTTTAGGACAAACGCACTAAGTAGCATGCCCCATCGTAGCAACACCACAGAAGGAGAAACTTAATGCACTGTATCGAAGTACAGTTTCAGCAAAGATGGTAGATTTTCCTAACTCCAACACAGAAGTAAAGAAGTAGTTTTGTGTTCCAAATCAAATGCCTACCCCAGCCTGAACACTAGGCTAGAATGAGCACTGGATAGGTAGCAAGTGCCATCTTAGAattttcagaatagcagccgtgttagtctgtatttgcaaaaagaaaaggaggacttgtggcaccttagagactaacatatttatttgagtataagctttcgtgaaggcatccgatgaagtgggctgtagctcacaaaagcttatgctcaaataaatttgttagtctctaaggtgccacaagtcctccttttcatcttAGAATTTTGAAGCTGATGGGTTCACTGAAAGAATGGTACAATGCCTGAACTATGACATGCCTTACTTCAGTATTTCTTCTCTGCATTGTCTCTGCGTTGCAAAGCAAGCTATGGCCCACATTTTGATCTCAACACCAGTGTGAAACTGTTTCCCTCGCATATCCCATACGCCATGGCTTGGGGTTGCCACTGTTCGATTCTACGGAGATAGAAGAAATATGCTGATATTCAACTGATTGAAACAGTgagagaaaaaaacccactaTTTTCTATTTTAGGAAAACAGCCCTCGCAATCACAATCAAATTCTGAGCTGCTGCAATATTACAAGGGAACTGAGCTCTCCCAAAGTTTTCAGTTTTACATGGAGAATCATCTGTGGTTTATTGTACAGCAAgacataaaaaaaggaaaaacaaaattctcACCCGTCCTCCATACTGCAACATTGGAGCTGGAAGCACGCGCCCTGTCACATGGGCCATCTCATCCCGAACTTTAAACTGAAACTCCTGAACAAATGGATCTGCATCATAGTTTGCACTTCTTACCTGGGGAAAGAAGAAGTTTCCATGTTACAAAAACTCTTCAATTTTTAATCTGCATCTACAAATAAAATCACCAACAACAGAGCTGCATAAGCGTTCTGGTAAGTGTCCTCCTtttcactaacaacaaaaactaAGGATCATATAAAACTGTCCAACCTCATTCACCCAGCCATTGATTAATCAAAACTCTCATTCAGACCACTTGCCCCATGACATGAGATCTTACTCGTTCCCTTCAGTTACCCAAACACCAATTTATTCAATTTTTGCTGCTGCAAATATTTTGGATAAAAAGTGTATTGTATTGAAAAGTATCTAGCATGCATGACAATGATGCTTCAAAAATTTTAGGTAAATCTAGTTATCTTGCTAAAGTATAAAAGTATCAATTAATTATAAATTTCATCTCTATTCTGTATATTGCTTGCAGGTATAACATGAAATTTTACTACTATTTGAAAAAGCTACCTAAAATTCAGTTTTACTATTATATTACTAAGTCAGTGTGAAAATGGTCACTTGATGTTTAGTCACTCCACAACATGCGTATTCATGGCATTCATCAAAGCAAATTTTTTGCTGCCCTCAGTGGATAGCAAAGGACAAACTAAGTTATGAAAACCCAACTGTTTTCAGTTCCCTTTGAATATTAGCAGTCGAGAGTATCGTGAATTAGCCTTTTCAGCATCTTTCAGAAGAGCCTTATTCCTATCAAACACACATTTTCAGTTGTCAGCTCAAAAACACCTTTTTCAAATAGAAGTTATCCTTTAATTTTTTGTGATGTTAGTCAAATAAAACGAGATATTTCCAACAGTTCCAAGTCAGGAAAAGgttaatgttttttagaaaggCTGGTTCTGTCAGgcagaaagagggaaaaaaacacagGACTGTCAAGTGGTGCTATTTAGCATATACTGAGGACGAATATTGCCATTGGCTAGAGTGCTTGCCTGGGACATGGGAAACAGTTTCAACTTCCTgtttgccacaggcttcctgtagAACCTTAGGCAAATTACTTACTCTCTGTACATTAGCtccctccatctgtaaaatagggatataataatacttctctacctcacagcaGTGTTCAGAGTATATCAAAAGGTTAAAGATTGCGAGATGTTCAGATAATATGggaatgggagggggcagataagcACCAGAGGTAGGTAGGTAATTTACATATATTAATTGTCAGAACATCCCTGTAAAGCAGTTAAGAACTTTGTTCATTTTTCAGATTGTTGATAACATCAAAAATTTAAGGTCTCATTCCAGCAAAACaccagcacatgcttaactgtaagcacctgaagttccattgactccaatgggagatGTCAGCTGCTTAACGTTAAGCACATgattcagtgctttgctgaatcaggtaCAAAATAGCCAGTGTAAGGTCCATGATTAGAACACAGGAGTCCCTAACATTTCAGTCCTGGGCTCAGACCACACCTTTAATCCTCTAATTAGAGATGTCTAATTTAAAAACTTTTGTTAATAAAATCAAGGAGGGTTCCAAATGCTGGAAGGGAGGTACCAAACAAGTTTTGGTGGCCACGTGGTATGTGAAGATTATGGAACAGGGAGGTTGGCCTGAATGCTTGACCTAGATATTCTATTTAATGGGAGGAATCAGAGGAGTCATGGGAGCAGGAGCCTTTAGGATATTTATCTGAGAATAAAGTAAGAGGTTTTAGTAGCAAAGGACAGAGACAGGGTAAGTGTATAGAGAAATGCAATTGTCTTCACAAGCGCAATGCAATTTAGTGAAGATGAACATGCTCATCCTCTGATACAGAAGTTATGAACTAACCAATCTGCTAATTTCCTCTTGTCTATCTGGGGCAGATCTTGCTGTTGCTTTGATCATGGTTGATGTCTGATTGTCTGTTAGCTTCTTGATACATCGCTGGCCTGCCACAATGTTacataccttaaa contains these protein-coding regions:
- the AGO3 gene encoding protein argonaute-3, whose product is MEIGSAGPVGAQPLLMVPRRPGYGTMGKPIKLLANCFQVEIPKIDVYLYEVDIKPDKCPRRVNREVVDSMVQHFKVTIFGDRRPVYDGKRSLYTANPLPVATTGVDLDVTLPGEGGKDRPFKVSIKFVSRVSWHLLHEVLTGRTLPEPLELDKPISTNPVHAVDVVLRHLPSMKYTPVGRSFFSAPEGYDHPLGGGREVWFGFHQSVRPAMWKMMLNIDVSATAFYKAQPVIQFMCEVLDIHNIDEQPRPLTDSHRVKFTKEIKGLKVEVTHCGTMRRKYRVCNVTRRPASHQTFPLQLENGQTVERTVAQYFREKYNLQLKYPHLPCLQVGQEQKHTYLPLEVCNIVAGQRCIKKLTDNQTSTMIKATARSAPDRQEEISRLVRSANYDADPFVQEFQFKVRDEMAHVTGRVLPAPMLQYGGRNRTVATPSHGVWDMRGKQFHTGVEIKMWAIACFATQRQCREEILKGFTDQLRKISKDAGMPIQGQPCFCKYAQGADSVEPMFRHLKNTYSGLQLIIVILPGKTPVYAEVKRVGDTLLGMATQCVQVKNVIKTSPQTLSNLCLKINVKLGGINNILVPHQRPSVFQQPVIFLGADVTHPPAGDGKKPSIAAVVGSMDAHPSRYCATVRVQRPRQEIIQDLASMVRELLIQFYKSTRFKPTRIIFYRDGVSEGQFRQVLYYELLAIREACISLEKDYQPGITYIVVQKRHHTRLFCADRTERVGRSGNIPAGTTVDTDITHPYEFDFYLCSHAGIQGTSRPSHYHVLWDDNCFTADELQLLTYQLCHTYVRCTRSVSIPAPAYYAHLVAFRARYHLVDKEHDSAEGSHVSGQSNGRDPQALAKAVQIHQDTLRTMYFA